In Lotus japonicus ecotype B-129 chromosome 5, LjGifu_v1.2, one genomic interval encodes:
- the LOC130718602 gene encoding arabinogalactan protein 23, translated as MEMKKVACAVLIVAASMSAALAATEVPVAAPAPGPASGASTTVVGSLVGASVLSFIALFH; from the coding sequence ATGGAAATGAAGAAGGTTGCCTGTGCTGTTCTCATCGTCGCTGCCTCCATGAGCGCAGCATTGGCCGCCACTGAGGTTCCTGTGGCTGCACCCGCCCCTGGCCCAGCCAGCGGTGCCTCGACAACCGTTGTTGGCTCCTTGGTTGGTGCCTCCGTCTTGTCTTTCATTGCCTTGTTCCACTAA